In Maridesulfovibrio sp., a single genomic region encodes these proteins:
- the cas1e gene encoding type I-E CRISPR-associated endonuclease Cas1e, with protein sequence MILPKLTPIPLKERSSMVFLEKGRLDVLDGAFVLVDAEGVRTHIPVGGVCCILLEPGTRVSHAAVTLAARAGTLLVWVGEAGVRLYAAGQPGGARSDKLLWQAALALDPKARLNIVRKMFALRFDGDVPAGRSVEQLRGMEGARVKALYKHLAGMHRVSWSGRKYNPKQFENSDVPNKCLSAATSCLYGVCEAAILAAGYAPAIGFLHTGKPRSFVYDVADLIKFETVVPAAFSVAAKNPMNPERETRLACRDMFRSKNVLKKVIPLIEEVLKAGGVPVPEDPVYVVEPAFEDDRGYEDDGHRA encoded by the coding sequence ATGATCCTGCCCAAGCTTACACCGATACCGCTTAAGGAACGGTCAAGCATGGTCTTTCTGGAGAAAGGCCGGCTTGACGTTCTTGACGGTGCTTTTGTGCTGGTTGATGCCGAAGGCGTGCGCACGCATATTCCTGTCGGAGGGGTTTGCTGCATTCTGCTCGAACCCGGAACGCGAGTTTCTCATGCTGCGGTAACGCTGGCCGCAAGGGCCGGGACATTGCTGGTCTGGGTCGGCGAAGCCGGAGTTCGGCTTTATGCTGCCGGGCAGCCCGGCGGAGCAAGGAGCGATAAACTGCTCTGGCAGGCTGCGCTGGCCCTTGATCCAAAGGCGCGTCTCAATATCGTGCGCAAGATGTTCGCACTGCGGTTTGACGGCGATGTGCCGGCTGGCAGAAGTGTGGAGCAATTGCGCGGCATGGAAGGTGCGCGGGTTAAGGCTTTATACAAGCATCTGGCCGGAATGCACCGGGTAAGCTGGTCCGGCCGGAAGTATAATCCGAAGCAGTTTGAAAATTCAGATGTGCCTAACAAGTGCTTGAGTGCTGCCACATCGTGCCTTTACGGTGTCTGCGAAGCCGCAATATTGGCTGCCGGGTATGCCCCGGCCATAGGTTTTTTGCATACCGGAAAGCCGCGTTCCTTTGTTTACGATGTTGCGGACCTGATCAAGTTTGAAACCGTTGTTCCGGCGGCATTTTCAGTGGCGGCGAAAAATCCCATGAATCCGGAGCGGGAAACAAGGCTGGCCTGTCGGGATATGTTCAGGAGCAAGAATGTGCTCAAAAAGGTTATTCCGCTGATTGAGGAAGTCCTGAAAGCCGGAGGAGTGCCTGTTCCCGAAGATCCTGTTTACGTTGTGGAACCTGCATTCGAAGACGACAGGGGGTACGAAGATGACGGTCATCGTGCTTGA
- the cas7e gene encoding type I-E CRISPR-associated protein Cas7/Cse4/CasC codes for MSRFIQLHILTSYPASNLNRDDLGRPKTVIMGDPQRLRVSSQSLKRAWRTSEVFQDALAGNLGIRTKEIGKYVYRALLNGAALADVLKDFDAAGSLARLKDKDALAIGRSIGGVFGKLKPEAKKKDADEQTRMESLETEQLAHLSPEELKLASALVEECRESGKEPSTEQLELLCRDCSAADVALFGRMLASSNRHNIEAAAQVAHAMTVHKAAVEDDFFTAVDDLNRDDAGAGHLGVTEFGAGLFYLYLCVDRELLKENLGGDAGLADRAVAALVNAACTVSPSGKQNSFGSRAWASYCLAEKGDIQPRNLSVAYLKPLGSSDRYGEKPDSITVEGAVKRLEDQRTRFNEIYNVEVDSCSFGPAGGTIADVLDFIRE; via the coding sequence ATGTCACGTTTCATTCAGCTTCATATATTGACCAGTTACCCCGCATCCAACCTCAACCGTGATGATCTCGGACGTCCCAAGACCGTGATTATGGGCGATCCCCAGAGGTTGCGTGTTTCGTCCCAGAGCCTCAAACGGGCATGGCGTACATCCGAGGTCTTTCAGGATGCTTTGGCCGGTAATCTCGGCATCCGGACCAAGGAAATAGGCAAATACGTTTATCGCGCGCTGCTTAACGGCGCCGCACTGGCCGATGTGCTCAAGGATTTTGATGCCGCAGGCTCTCTCGCAAGACTGAAGGACAAGGATGCTCTGGCTATCGGGCGTTCAATTGGCGGGGTGTTCGGTAAACTCAAGCCGGAAGCAAAGAAAAAGGACGCTGACGAGCAGACCAGAATGGAATCCCTTGAAACCGAGCAGCTTGCCCACCTGAGTCCCGAAGAACTGAAGCTGGCTTCCGCGCTGGTGGAAGAATGCCGCGAGAGCGGAAAAGAACCTTCCACGGAGCAGCTTGAACTGCTCTGCCGTGATTGTTCCGCTGCGGACGTGGCGCTTTTCGGGCGCATGCTCGCCTCAAGCAACCGGCACAACATCGAAGCAGCCGCACAGGTTGCCCATGCCATGACCGTGCATAAGGCTGCGGTGGAAGATGATTTCTTTACCGCAGTGGACGACCTCAACCGTGATGATGCCGGAGCCGGACACCTTGGCGTTACTGAATTCGGTGCCGGGCTTTTTTACCTATATCTCTGCGTGGACCGTGAACTGCTCAAGGAAAACCTCGGCGGTGATGCGGGCCTTGCCGACCGTGCCGTTGCCGCGCTTGTGAATGCCGCCTGCACCGTAAGCCCGTCCGGCAAGCAGAACAGCTTCGGTTCCCGCGCCTGGGCTTCCTACTGCCTGGCCGAAAAAGGCGATATTCAGCCCCGCAACCTTTCTGTCGCCTACCTCAAGCCCCTTGGCTCCAGCGATCGTTACGGCGAAAAACCGGACAGTATAACAGTGGAAGGAGCTGTAAAGCGGCTCGAAGACCAGCGCACCCGTTTTAATGAAATTTACAATGTCGAGGTGGACAGCTGCTCTTTCGGACCTGCCGGAGGCACTATTGCCGATGTGCTTGATTTCATCAGGGAGTAA
- the cas6e gene encoding type I-E CRISPR-associated protein Cas6/Cse3/CasE has translation MFMSKIVLDPVMMKRAGVYEEHQALWKIFSDSPDRERDFVYRRMDRSSFLAVSDREPVKTGFLRNLQVKEYNPQLDAGERLHFSLRFNPVVKRRDESGRQQRIDLVQDQRMKMQEQGETSSVKGQRLKIAEEVGVQWIMKRSETLGFELEQGGNWSGLIVESYSQERFRKGNGRVVLSCMDVRGFATVTDPDNLRQALFNGVGCAKGFGFGLLLVRRA, from the coding sequence ATGTTCATGAGTAAAATTGTCCTCGACCCGGTGATGATGAAGCGGGCCGGAGTCTATGAAGAGCATCAGGCGTTGTGGAAAATATTTTCCGACAGTCCTGATCGGGAGCGGGATTTCGTTTATCGCAGAATGGACCGGAGCAGCTTTCTTGCTGTTTCCGATCGCGAGCCTGTGAAAACAGGATTTCTGCGCAATCTTCAGGTGAAGGAATATAACCCGCAACTTGATGCAGGAGAACGGCTGCATTTCTCCTTGCGTTTCAATCCGGTCGTCAAACGGCGGGATGAAAGCGGGAGGCAGCAGCGCATTGATCTGGTTCAGGATCAACGCATGAAAATGCAGGAGCAGGGCGAGACCTCATCCGTAAAGGGGCAGCGGCTCAAGATTGCGGAAGAGGTCGGCGTGCAGTGGATTATGAAGCGCAGCGAAACGTTGGGCTTTGAGTTGGAGCAGGGCGGCAACTGGTCCGGTCTGATTGTAGAATCCTATTCGCAGGAGCGTTTCCGGAAGGGAAATGGACGGGTGGTTCTTTCCTGCATGGATGTGCGCGGTTTTGCCACGGTCACCGATCCGGATAATCTCCGGCAGGCTCTGTTTAACGGAGTGGGCTGCGCAAAAGGTTTCGGCTTCGGCCTGCTGCTGGTGAGGCGGGCATGA
- the cas5e gene encoding type I-E CRISPR-associated protein Cas5/CasD — translation MRDHLIFTIYGPMQGWGSVAVGEVRPAAQRPTRSGLLGLLAAAMGVRRGDPLLSDLTRAARVAVREDRSGSVMLDYHTTQVPSEKKNRVFRTRRQELGTMLDKDDRLNTILSRREYLMNAAFTACIWFDGEHPFVMKDIAEALNRPRLNVYLGRKSCAPGFPFMPEIVSAADELEALGCYAPEMRKAYGARSLDKCPVWTEVEHGDFTRYSVRDMVTDHNRRQFGMRFEYHVPPGEGEK, via the coding sequence ATGCGGGATCATCTGATTTTTACCATTTACGGTCCCATGCAGGGCTGGGGGAGTGTTGCGGTGGGGGAAGTCCGTCCGGCTGCGCAGCGTCCGACCCGTTCCGGTCTGCTGGGGCTTCTGGCTGCGGCCATGGGCGTCCGCCGGGGCGATCCATTGCTGTCCGATCTGACCCGTGCTGCGCGGGTTGCCGTCCGTGAGGACCGGTCCGGATCGGTCATGCTCGACTACCACACCACGCAGGTTCCTTCCGAAAAAAAGAACAGGGTTTTCAGGACCCGCAGGCAGGAGCTTGGGACCATGCTTGATAAGGACGACAGGCTGAACACCATTTTGTCCCGGCGTGAATACCTGATGAACGCCGCTTTCACCGCCTGCATCTGGTTTGATGGTGAACACCCGTTTGTCATGAAAGATATCGCGGAAGCCCTGAACCGCCCCCGGCTCAATGTCTACCTCGGGCGCAAGTCCTGCGCGCCGGGATTTCCGTTTATGCCCGAGATTGTCTCCGCTGCGGATGAACTGGAGGCTCTCGGCTGCTACGCTCCGGAGATGCGCAAGGCTTACGGTGCCCGGTCTCTGGATAAGTGCCCGGTCTGGACCGAGGTGGAGCACGGTGATTTCACACGCTACTCCGTTCGCGACATGGTGACCGATCACAACAGACGTCAGTTCGGGATGAGATTTGAATATCATGTGCCGCCGGGCGAAGGGGAGAAGTAG
- the casA gene encoding type I-E CRISPR-associated protein Cse1/CasA, producing MRYNILKKKWLPIIRADGSHDRIAPFEITGGGSPPVDLIPPRPDFRAALMEFLIGLIQTVRPPDQEKDWLHGFTNPPAQDDLQSAMLAYESYFNLFGERPRFMQDLTMSEADKPARNNVSALLIDAPGGNTLKLNTDFFNKRGQVESLCPACAAMSLFTLQAFAPSGGKGHRTSLRGGGPLSTLVKAGEFDDLKAGGTLWDKIWLNVLPLSNKHAHGLPPDAEIPGNVFPWAAPTRTSEKSEQTTPEDVHPLHVYWSMPRRIVLEEKAGRCSCSLCGAESDISVPTYLTRPSGYNYSDTWNHPLTPYRVQTGSPSLSVKGQANISAYSHWLGLVYGQVDDGGKKSRMVPAACVLHAGSELYDAEISVAGFDMDNMKAVQWCEHEFPFHRTVDDDLFRVNIELMVMAADKIRSNLVGAVKDALINEAGKNQAKVDKTFFSNVGTSFWAGTSARFYELAAELARIDDDARIAELLDAWARHIHSMAGKLFQEWVMSTHIPPERYERYISAGRKLGAFNYSYLTKNGLIIKGDNK from the coding sequence ATGAGGTATAACATTCTTAAAAAAAAATGGCTGCCAATAATCCGAGCGGATGGAAGCCATGACCGCATTGCTCCTTTCGAAATTACCGGGGGCGGTTCTCCTCCGGTTGATCTTATCCCGCCGAGGCCCGATTTCCGGGCGGCCCTTATGGAATTTCTGATAGGACTGATCCAGACCGTCCGGCCTCCTGATCAGGAAAAGGACTGGCTGCATGGGTTTACCAACCCTCCTGCTCAGGATGATCTGCAATCCGCCATGCTGGCCTACGAGTCATACTTCAATCTGTTCGGGGAACGTCCCCGGTTCATGCAGGATTTGACCATGTCCGAGGCGGACAAACCCGCCCGGAACAATGTTTCTGCGCTTCTTATCGATGCTCCGGGCGGCAATACGCTGAAGCTGAATACGGATTTCTTCAACAAACGCGGGCAGGTTGAAAGTCTTTGCCCGGCCTGTGCGGCCATGAGTCTGTTTACCTTGCAGGCTTTTGCTCCTTCCGGGGGCAAGGGCCACAGGACCTCGTTGCGGGGTGGCGGACCTCTGTCCACTCTGGTCAAGGCCGGGGAATTTGATGATTTGAAAGCAGGGGGCACCCTCTGGGATAAAATCTGGCTTAATGTGCTTCCCCTCTCGAATAAGCATGCGCACGGATTGCCCCCGGATGCTGAAATTCCCGGAAATGTCTTTCCATGGGCTGCCCCGACACGGACCAGTGAGAAGTCTGAGCAGACCACACCGGAGGACGTTCATCCGCTGCATGTCTATTGGTCCATGCCGCGCAGGATAGTGCTGGAGGAAAAAGCCGGGCGCTGCAGCTGTTCTCTTTGCGGTGCTGAGTCCGATATTTCCGTTCCTACCTACCTTACCCGTCCTTCAGGGTACAACTACTCCGACACATGGAACCATCCCCTGACACCGTATCGGGTGCAGACAGGGAGTCCCTCCCTTTCCGTGAAGGGACAGGCCAATATTTCCGCATACAGCCACTGGCTCGGTCTTGTGTACGGGCAGGTTGATGATGGCGGTAAAAAGAGCCGCATGGTTCCTGCCGCCTGTGTGCTCCATGCCGGCAGTGAGCTTTATGATGCTGAAATAAGCGTCGCCGGTTTCGACATGGATAATATGAAAGCCGTGCAGTGGTGCGAGCATGAATTCCCATTCCACCGCACAGTTGATGACGATCTGTTCAGGGTTAATATTGAACTGATGGTCATGGCTGCGGATAAGATTCGCAGCAATCTTGTAGGCGCGGTGAAGGATGCGCTTATCAACGAAGCCGGTAAGAATCAGGCCAAGGTGGATAAAACCTTTTTCAGCAATGTGGGTACGTCCTTCTGGGCCGGTACTTCCGCGCGGTTTTATGAGCTTGCCGCAGAATTGGCCCGTATCGATGACGATGCAAGGATAGCTGAACTTCTGGATGCGTGGGCCCGGCATATCCACTCCATGGCCGGGAAACTGTTTCAGGAGTGGGTGATGTCGACCCATATCCCGCCGGAACGGTATGAGCGGTACATTTCGGCCGGTCGGAAACTGGGAGCTTTCAACTACAGCTATCTGACCAAGAACGGACTGATCATAAAAGGAGACAACAAGTGA
- a CDS encoding DUF2087 domain-containing protein, which produces MPRTPLSLNVSDVSALARNLRKGLEDYGTIPGHVEMLNLLAKAGGYRNFQHLKAVREESCKKQAAQFDQKRVKKATRYFDLDGRMNRWPKKENQRMLCLWVLWARLPARTRMTELELDEQLILNHSFCDHVLLRRWMVDNGLLTRTQDGTEYRRVEATPPAEAIALFKML; this is translated from the coding sequence ATGCCAAGAACACCACTATCACTTAACGTCAGCGACGTTTCTGCACTGGCCCGGAACCTGCGTAAAGGACTTGAAGACTACGGAACAATTCCCGGTCATGTGGAAATGCTCAACCTGCTGGCCAAGGCTGGCGGATACCGCAACTTCCAGCACCTGAAAGCCGTCCGCGAAGAATCATGTAAAAAACAGGCTGCCCAATTCGACCAGAAAAGAGTCAAAAAAGCTACCCGCTATTTTGATCTTGACGGGCGCATGAACCGATGGCCCAAAAAAGAAAACCAGCGGATGCTCTGCCTTTGGGTTCTCTGGGCCAGACTCCCCGCCCGCACCCGCATGACCGAACTGGAACTGGATGAACAGTTGATTTTAAACCACAGTTTCTGCGACCATGTATTACTGCGGCGCTGGATGGTGGACAATGGGCTGCTCACGCGCACACAGGACGGCACTGAATACCGCAGAGTTGAGGCAACGCCTCCCGCTGAAGCCATCGCGCTTTTCAAAATGCTGTAA
- the casB gene encoding type I-E CRISPR-associated protein Cse2/CasB: MKLSDVLKDSEQSKRLRGILIQWHGELQENRAERAGLRREKNPLDVYVSNDFRRGIVSRLEQGGFDFDESDLERLAVPLGLISHIRNLENNNHFAELFAKSEKGSADMKDVRFRKLLSIADEEQDSLYIMLLRMIRLMGGKAGLIGLIEGGCYWNDYSRRRWAEAYYAVKR, translated from the coding sequence GTGAAATTGTCGGATGTTCTAAAGGACAGCGAACAGTCTAAGAGGTTGCGCGGAATTTTGATTCAATGGCACGGGGAACTGCAGGAAAACCGTGCGGAAAGGGCCGGATTGCGCAGGGAAAAGAATCCTCTTGATGTGTACGTTTCAAATGATTTCAGGCGCGGGATAGTAAGCAGGCTGGAACAGGGCGGATTCGATTTTGATGAATCTGATCTCGAACGCCTAGCTGTTCCGTTGGGGCTGATTTCCCATATCAGGAATCTGGAAAACAATAACCATTTTGCCGAACTCTTTGCCAAATCGGAAAAGGGCAGCGCGGACATGAAAGATGTGCGTTTCCGCAAGCTGCTTTCCATTGCGGATGAAGAGCAGGATTCCCTGTACATCATGCTGCTCAGGATGATCAGGCTTATGGGCGGAAAGGCCGGGCTTATAGGGCTTATCGAGGGCGGCTGCTACTGGAATGACTATTCCCGCCGCCGTTGGGCCGAAGCATATTACGCAGTTAAAAGATAA
- a CDS encoding type II toxin-antitoxin system RelE/ParE family toxin, translating into MPHIMWKEDARTDLLSILTYIAEDNLDAARKFKEELESRLETLTNFPQAYKHGRINGTREMVLSSNYIVVYAEGTEQVTILRVLHSSRMYP; encoded by the coding sequence ATGCCCCATATTATGTGGAAGGAAGACGCAAGAACCGATCTTTTGTCCATACTTACATACATTGCCGAAGACAATCTTGATGCGGCCAGAAAATTCAAAGAAGAACTCGAATCACGACTAGAAACACTTACGAACTTTCCACAAGCATATAAACATGGAAGAATAAACGGAACCCGCGAGATGGTCCTGTCCTCAAATTATATTGTTGTTTACGCTGAAGGCACAGAGCAGGTAACAATCTTAAGAGTCTTGCATTCTTCCAGAATGTACCCGTAA
- the cas2e gene encoding type I-E CRISPR-associated endoribonuclease Cas2e — MTVIVLENVPMRLRGRLAVWMLEIRAGVYVGTLSAKVRETVWSNIEGNTGEGNAVMAWKANNEQGFMFRTIGENRRVPVDFDGMSLVSFLPLENEEKA; from the coding sequence ATGACGGTCATCGTGCTTGAAAACGTGCCCATGCGTTTGAGAGGAAGGTTAGCTGTCTGGATGCTGGAAATCCGGGCCGGAGTTTATGTGGGGACTTTGTCGGCAAAGGTCCGCGAAACAGTCTGGAGCAACATTGAAGGAAACACCGGAGAGGGCAATGCCGTGATGGCCTGGAAGGCCAACAACGAGCAGGGTTTCATGTTCAGGACAATTGGAGAAAACCGCAGGGTTCCTGTCGACTTTGATGGAATGAGTCTGGTGTCTTTTTTGCCGTTGGAGAATGAAGAAAAGGCATAG
- a CDS encoding type II toxin-antitoxin system RelB/DinJ family antitoxin, with amino-acid sequence MPSKSTMIHVRVDPALKAEATEALTGMGLSLSDAVRILLTRIAKEKGLPAGLTCSEEEHDRWFRAKVQAALEDTRATIDHKNVMGDADILLSNLEKDK; translated from the coding sequence ATGCCGTCAAAATCAACAATGATCCATGTACGGGTCGACCCCGCCCTGAAAGCCGAAGCCACGGAAGCCCTCACCGGCATGGGCCTCAGCCTTTCCGATGCAGTGAGAATCCTGCTGACCAGAATCGCCAAAGAAAAAGGTCTGCCCGCTGGATTAACCTGCTCCGAAGAAGAACATGACCGCTGGTTCAGGGCGAAGGTTCAGGCAGCGCTTGAAGATACCAGAGCAACAATAGACCATAAAAACGTCATGGGTGATGCTGACATCCTACTCTCCAACTTGGAAAAGGATAAATAA
- a CDS encoding class III extradiol ring-cleavage dioxygenase has protein sequence MENQNRVLYISHGGGPLPVLGDEGHKEMVSNLRHLAETMPKPSAILVVSAHWEETHPTLTAGSNPPLYYDYYGFPRESYELEYPAPGHDGLVEKVQTVLKGSGIESSTDSERGFDHALFIPLMLMYPEADIPCVEMSLIKGLDPAAHIAMGKALSGLANENILIIGSGFSFHNMRAFFAPDTAETRAANNEFDAWLRETCSSREIDESERIRRMINWEAAPHARYCHPREEHLIPLHVCMGATGRACPEVFEMHIIQKQASAFRW, from the coding sequence ATGGAAAACCAAAACAGAGTACTATATATTTCACACGGCGGGGGCCCCTTGCCCGTGCTTGGAGATGAGGGCCACAAGGAAATGGTATCCAACCTGCGCCACCTGGCCGAAACAATGCCCAAACCTTCAGCGATTCTTGTTGTCAGCGCACACTGGGAAGAGACTCACCCGACCCTCACCGCTGGTTCAAATCCCCCGTTGTACTATGACTATTACGGTTTCCCCCGGGAGTCATACGAACTGGAATACCCCGCTCCGGGGCACGACGGTCTGGTTGAAAAGGTGCAAACAGTGCTGAAAGGTTCTGGAATAGAGAGCAGCACGGATTCCGAGAGAGGATTTGACCATGCGCTCTTCATACCGCTCATGCTAATGTATCCCGAAGCAGATATTCCCTGCGTGGAAATGTCGCTGATAAAAGGACTGGACCCGGCGGCCCACATTGCCATGGGCAAAGCTTTATCCGGGCTGGCGAACGAAAATATACTTATTATCGGGTCCGGGTTTTCGTTCCACAACATGCGGGCTTTTTTCGCTCCGGACACGGCTGAAACCAGAGCCGCAAACAATGAATTTGATGCATGGCTGAGAGAAACATGTTCCAGCCGGGAGATTGATGAGTCGGAAAGAATCCGGCGCATGATCAATTGGGAAGCAGCGCCTCATGCCAGATATTGCCATCCCAGAGAAGAACATCTTATTCCCCTGCACGTCTGCATGGGGGCGACAGGACGAGCATGCCCGGAAGTGTTCGAAATGCACATTATACAAAAACAGGCCAGTGCCTTCAGGTGGTAG
- the cas3 gene encoding CRISPR-associated helicase Cas3': MQYWGKTFEDGQWHHLRRHCIEVAAVMKLLLQSDPALRDRVSVLSPLEPDHTEELLVYLACIHDLGKFSLCFQHQKPELAVLNGIPEPNGREHHTLLGTRFWSAYRLYRNTGCESARIFNPIAVAALAHHGSPVSVGMQKPAGLKRFFGPCADDALQFNDEAASFFLKHDFPAGLRDESFQSLSWAAAGLFILSDWIGSNDIWFGPDSDPTSISDYWNEAQKKAERAVRQSRILPAASADTKSFHQLFQYLSKDMSPSSLQQAVIDLPEQHGPELLILEDLTGGGKTEAAVLAAHRAMRCGVSQGLFIGLPTMATANAMYSRLAGTYRNLFKDADSSLVLAHGGRALHDEYLDSIMPMGEERKSFEDDGGAVCHSWFADNRKKALLAPCGVGTIDQALLGILSSRHQALRLLGVSRSFLIVDEVHAYDAYTGHLLANLLTFHAAQGGSAILLSATLPSVLRDKFLNAWSKGRELAGADVAPFAPEQGGFPLLTRLQDEALQEIALESGRQINMPLECVHDEDEMFHSLVSVHEAGACGCWIRNTVADAVAARTRLIEEFGLPEKDVMLFHARFTGLDRMKIEQRVLEVFGKESVPEQRSGKILIATQVVEQSLDLDFDLLLSDLAPMDLMIQRAGRCHRHTRDCRPRDYKSPLMKILMPDPVDEPDEEWYSRLFDIGQYVYKHPAMLWNTARLLKDKGAIRLPEEARELVESVYGPGVEAPAVFDEQELKAFGEEVAGKSLAGFASLDFSSGYNSNEGQWDNDTLTPTRLGEESRQLRLLKFENGKLSFWASSGGESVTVKDCMRSEVRVSAKKVKQAVNKGLEDDVEELKSRMPDKGRWCECLVLHEGEEGMWSGQAVDINGDDVEVLYSSQTGLEVV; the protein is encoded by the coding sequence ATGCAGTACTGGGGAAAAACTTTTGAAGACGGTCAGTGGCATCATTTACGCCGACATTGTATTGAAGTTGCCGCGGTTATGAAGCTGCTGCTGCAGTCCGATCCGGCATTGCGGGACAGAGTTTCGGTATTGTCACCGCTTGAGCCTGATCATACTGAAGAACTGCTTGTTTATCTGGCCTGTATCCATGATTTAGGAAAATTTTCTCTTTGTTTCCAGCACCAGAAGCCCGAGCTTGCCGTCTTGAACGGTATTCCAGAACCGAACGGCAGGGAGCACCACACTTTGCTCGGAACCCGTTTCTGGTCGGCCTACAGGCTTTACAGGAATACAGGATGCGAATCCGCCAGAATTTTTAATCCGATTGCCGTAGCCGCTCTTGCGCATCACGGCAGCCCTGTTTCCGTAGGCATGCAGAAGCCGGCAGGTCTGAAAAGATTTTTCGGTCCCTGTGCTGATGATGCTCTGCAGTTTAATGATGAGGCTGCATCATTTTTTCTGAAGCATGACTTTCCAGCCGGATTGCGCGATGAATCCTTCCAGAGTCTTTCATGGGCCGCCGCCGGGCTATTCATCCTTTCTGACTGGATCGGTTCCAATGATATCTGGTTCGGGCCGGATTCCGATCCGACTTCCATTTCCGACTACTGGAATGAAGCTCAGAAAAAAGCTGAGCGTGCTGTCCGGCAATCAAGGATTCTTCCCGCTGCTTCTGCTGACACAAAGAGTTTCCATCAATTGTTTCAGTATCTTTCCAAGGACATGTCGCCGAGTTCATTGCAGCAGGCCGTGATCGACCTGCCGGAACAGCATGGGCCGGAACTGTTGATTCTGGAAGATCTGACCGGGGGCGGCAAGACCGAGGCTGCCGTGCTTGCGGCTCATCGGGCCATGCGCTGCGGAGTCTCGCAGGGGCTTTTTATCGGTCTGCCGACCATGGCCACGGCCAACGCCATGTACAGCCGGCTTGCCGGAACCTATCGCAACCTGTTCAAGGATGCCGATTCCTCGCTTGTTCTGGCTCACGGAGGCCGGGCGCTGCATGACGAATATCTGGACAGCATCATGCCCATGGGTGAGGAGCGGAAGTCTTTTGAGGATGACGGAGGTGCGGTCTGCCATTCATGGTTTGCCGATAACCGCAAGAAAGCGCTGCTTGCTCCGTGCGGGGTCGGGACCATTGATCAGGCCCTGCTCGGCATACTGAGTTCCAGACATCAGGCCTTGCGTCTTCTGGGGGTGAGCAGGTCTTTCCTGATCGTGGATGAAGTGCATGCCTACGATGCCTATACCGGACATCTGCTCGCGAACCTGCTGACCTTTCACGCCGCGCAGGGCGGGAGTGCCATCCTGCTTTCCGCGACACTTCCTTCAGTATTACGGGATAAGTTTTTGAATGCATGGTCAAAGGGCCGGGAACTGGCCGGGGCCGATGTTGCCCCCTTTGCGCCGGAGCAGGGCGGTTTTCCACTGCTGACCCGGCTGCAGGATGAAGCTCTGCAGGAAATTGCCCTTGAAAGCGGCAGGCAGATAAACATGCCTCTTGAGTGCGTTCATGATGAGGATGAGATGTTTCACAGCCTTGTTTCGGTCCATGAGGCGGGAGCCTGCGGATGCTGGATAAGGAATACGGTGGCTGACGCTGTTGCCGCACGAACTCGGCTGATTGAAGAATTTGGCCTGCCGGAAAAGGACGTGATGCTTTTTCATGCCCGGTTCACTGGTCTGGACCGTATGAAAATCGAGCAGCGGGTGCTGGAGGTTTTCGGTAAGGAAAGTGTGCCGGAGCAGAGGTCCGGGAAGATTCTTATTGCCACGCAGGTTGTCGAGCAGTCACTGGATTTGGATTTTGATCTGCTGCTGTCCGACCTTGCTCCCATGGATCTCATGATTCAGCGTGCAGGCAGATGCCATCGCCATACAAGGGATTGCAGGCCACGGGATTACAAATCTCCGCTGATGAAAATTCTTATGCCCGATCCGGTGGATGAGCCGGATGAAGAATGGTATTCACGTCTCTTTGATATAGGACAGTATGTATATAAGCATCCTGCGATGTTGTGGAATACGGCTCGCCTGTTAAAGGATAAAGGCGCAATCCGTCTGCCGGAGGAAGCCCGTGAGCTGGTGGAAAGCGTATACGGTCCCGGAGTGGAGGCCCCTGCGGTCTTTGATGAGCAGGAGCTGAAGGCATTCGGCGAAGAAGTTGCCGGAAAATCCCTCGCCGGGTTCGCCTCGCTGGATTTCAGTTCCGGATACAATTCCAATGAAGGGCAGTGGGATAATGATACCTTGACACCCACAAGGCTTGGTGAGGAGTCCCGTCAGTTGCGGCTTTTGAAGTTTGAAAACGGGAAACTGTCCTTCTGGGCCTCTTCCGGCGGAGAGTCTGTTACCGTGAAAGATTGTATGCGTTCTGAGGTCCGGGTGAGCGCAAAGAAGGTAAAACAGGCGGTAAATAAGGGGCTTGAGGATGATGTCGAAGAGTTGAAATCCAGAATGCCGGATAAGGGACGCTGGTGCGAGTGTCTTGTTCTGCATGAGGGAGAAGAGGGAATGTGGTCCGGGCAGGCCGTTGATATCAACGGGGATGATGTTGAGGTGCTTTATAGTTCGCAGACGGGGTTGGAAGTTGTCTGA